In Helianthus annuus cultivar XRQ/B chromosome 3, HanXRQr2.0-SUNRISE, whole genome shotgun sequence, a single window of DNA contains:
- the LOC110930906 gene encoding putative pentatricopeptide repeat-containing protein At1g12700, mitochondrial, translated as MNLTNYLLIKFRGNFITKSFLLHSNFSTNRSIFHKITNLNHALNLFDEMSQRHPLPSVVQFNQLLTAVTKLKHFSTSLQLFNQMCSLGLPVSNYTMSIAIKCCCQLYRTKDGFALLGCCFRRAIAPNVFIFNALLDGLILEDKILEAENLFKKLIKQKLCEPSVVTYNTMIKGLCKFGNNVTAVALLRLMEQTNCKPDIVTYNTIIDSLCKDTMIDDAFKLFKEMVFRKGILPDVITYNSLICGLCKLGRWDEASKMLKEMEDENISPNVHTFNVLVDAFCKEGKVEEAEAVINIMIERGEVPNIVTYSSLIDGYCLRGEMIKAREIFDSMTLRGLVPDVVTHSSLLNGYCKNLNIEKAEQMFHEMTVKGLKPDVVTYSTMIQGFFQVGRCVAARKLFDEMHAQGQIPNECTYGIVLDGLCNNHLVEDALSLFHLVGNSKLNSNVAVYNILIDGASKNGKVDIARVVFQGLTDKGLQPNVRTYTVMISGFCQEGLLGEAKLLFLKMDESGCPPDDVTYRVLLQGYLKNRHYDDVEMLLQEMDDRGYSLDASTLSLFIDDIAAGLLDRSMLKLLGKLVPKELLNDPSLCDWE; from the coding sequence ATGAATCTCACAAATTATCTTCTTATCAAATTCAGAGGTAATTTTATCACCAAATCCTTCCTTCTTCACTCTAATTTCTCCACAAATCGATCCATATTTCATAAAATCACCAACTTGAATCATGCACTCAACCTGTTCGATGAAATGTCACAGAGACACCCTCTTCCATCTGTTGTTCAGTTTAATCAGTTGTTGACCGCTGTTACTAAACTGAAACATTTTTCTACCTCTCTTCAGCTTTTCAACCAAATGTGTTCTCTTGGCCTTCCTGTTAGTAATTACACTATGAGCATTGCAATCAAGTGTTGTTGCCAGTTGTATCGCACCAAAGACGGTTTTGCACTCCTAGGTTGTTGCTTTAGGCGAGCTATTGCACCCAATGTCTTCATATTTAATGCCCTCTTAGATGGCCTCATTCTTGAAGATAAGATTCTTGAAGCAGAGAATCTATTCAAAAAGCTCATCAAACAAAAACTTTGTGAACCTAGCGTAGTTACGTACAACACAATGATTAAAGGGCTTTGCAAGTTCGGTAATAACGTTACAGCAGTTGCTTTGCTCAGGCTAATGGAACAAACAAACTGCAAGCCTGATATTGTCACATACAACACCATTATAGATAGTCTTTGCAAGGATACAATGATAGATGACGCTTTCAAGCTCTTTAAAGAAATGGTATTTAGGAAAGGCATTCTACCAGATGTCATCACATACAACTCTTTAATTTGTGGTCTCTGTAAGTTAGGTCGTTGGGATGAGGCCTCAAAGATGCTAAAAGAAATGGAGGATGAGAACATTTCTCCAAATGTACATACCTTTAATGTATTAGTTGATGCGTTTTGCAAGGAAGGTAAAGTAGAAGAAGCTGAGGCTGTTATCAACATCATGATTGAGAGAGGTGAGGTTCCAAACATAGTGACGTACAGTTCACTTATTGATGGTTACTGTCTTCGAGGTGAAATGATCAAAGCAAGGGAGATTTTTGATTCAATGACACTTAGAGGTCTCGTTCCTGATGTTGTTACTCACAGTAGTTTATTGAATGGGTATTGCAAGAATCTGAATATTGAGAAGGCTGAGCAAATGTTTCATGAAATGACTGTAAAAGGTTTAAAACCCGATGTAGTCACTTACAGCACCATGATACAAGGATTTTTTCAGGTTGGGCGTTGTGTAGCTGCGCGCAAACTCTTTGATGAGATGCATGCACAAGGCCAAATTCCAAATGAATGCACTTATGGAATAGTTTTAGATGGCCTTTGCAACAACCATCTAGTAGAGGATGCGCTCTCTTTGTTTCATTTGGTGGGTAACAGCAAGCTTAATTCTAATGTTGCTGTGTACAACATTCTCATTGATGGTGCAAGCAAAAATGGGAAAGTGGATATTGCGAGGGTTGTTTTCCAAGGTCTAACTGATAAAGGCTTGCAACCTAATGTTCGTACATACACTGTGATGATAAGTGGTTTTTGTCAGGAAGGTCTATTGGGGGAAGCCAAGTTGTTGTTTCTTAAAATGGACGAGAGTGGCTGCCCGCCAGATGATGTTACTTACCGTGTTTTACTCCAAGGATATCTAAAGAACAGGCACTATGATGATGTGGAGATGCTTTTACAGGAAATGGATGATAGAGGTTACTCACTTGATGCTTCGACTTTATCGTTATTTATAGATGATATCGCAGCTGGTTTACTAGATAGAAGTATGCTTAAGCTGTTAGGTAAGCTTGTGCCAAAAGAATTATTGAACGATCCTAGCTTGTGCGACTGGGAGTGA